The following proteins are co-located in the Limanda limanda chromosome 5, fLimLim1.1, whole genome shotgun sequence genome:
- the tcima gene encoding transcriptional and immune response regulator a — MSTYATSECRRVSPSVHGNKFDTAHRKKAVANIFESVNQDALMRLFQKTGDMKAEERVRSIFSYTMDPEQTSRALMALKQRKKDKFLQIAGMVRQLLNLR, encoded by the coding sequence ATGTCCACGTACGCGACCTCCGAGTGCCGCCGGGTCAGCCCGTCTGTCCACGGCAACAAGTTCGACACGGCGCACCGCAAGAAGGCGGTGGCCAACATCTTCGAGAGCGTGAACCAGGACGCGCTGATGAGGCTCTTCCAGAAGACTGGTGACATGAAGGCGGAGGAGCGAGTGAGGAGCATCTTCTCCTACACCATGGACCCGGAGCAGACGTCCCGGGCCCTGATGGCTCTGAAGCAGCGCAAGAAGGACAAGTTCCTCCAGATCGCGGGGATGGTCCGACAGCTGCTCAACCTGCGATGA